The genomic stretch TGGCGAAATgcttggtgctgttgggtTCTATCCCACACCCGTACAGGGTACCATTGTTGCTAGGACGATATCCCAGTAACGTGGACCTGGGTCTAGGGTAGCATGACTCGATGAACCATCGAAACacggtgaggatgatgacaaACGCTTCTTTGGGTGTATCTCGGTGTGTGTCAAGGTATCTCGGCTAGGTCGTGATCTCGGTCCTGCGGAAACCCATGACAACAAAAGCCTATAGACATGGTCAGTTGCGTCTCACCAActgcggaggaggtgcaaACCAGGAACAATCTCGTCGTGATCGACGATGAATCGGGATTCGGCAAGCATTTGCGTACAATGCTCACCGACTAGTTGATTCTTCTAGGTCAAACAAGCGAGACCTTCCAATTGAAGAACATTTGCTTATGAAGGAAGGGACCTACTGACCTGGTACCCAATGGTGTGGTCAGAACTCGAAGCGCGTATTGAAGTCAGCGGGCGTTCTCTTGTGTAACACCAAAACACGTCTCGATGTTTGGGACTAAAAGAGGCGCATGCTGATGCTTTAGGTCATTTGAACCTCAGTCGGCTTTACCGGGTTCGGTGCGATTCTTGGTCCCAGCCTGAAGAACTGCCAATCGTCAGCTTGATTCCGAGCTTGATGATAGCCTCCATTTTAAGTTGAAACGCGCGGTCAATCGTGCACCCATACGGGTTTCTTACTTGTATCGAGGCACATAGGAAGCACAAGACTGGATACAATATGCCTAGGCGAGTGACCAGTAATGACGCCAACGATCCTTGTTACATTTGATAGCAATAGTATATGTACCGCATATGCGATGGAGTTCCAAGCTTGTAGAGACAGCGAGATCCATGGGATGACAGGGTACGGTACATTCTGTTCAGCTTGCCGCGAGGATAGGTCAGTCCACTGCATGCTCGTCAGTCACTGGTCCACTTATTCGCCGTTTTGATCATTGTAGCCAGAATACATACCCGCTGATGCGCCGCCTCGTTGTAACCCAGGGGAAATGCCATCATTCTGGGCGTGTGTGATCTGTGGTACCCCTTAGGGGGGATCAGTCAGTGCCCCATGGTGCAAATTAGGGGTGATTTTCCATACCTACAGGTAGCCAGCCAGGAACAAgtcctcctctccttgcCTTGCATCATCCCACCCTCGATATCGAGTACCTTGCCAAAGCTCAGGCCAGCATGGTCCAAAGCGCCGGTTGATCCTGGTCTTCGTCGCCCGGCGTCATCCCCTCAAGGCTGGTCCAGTCCTCGTTGAAGAGGATATTGGTGAGAAAACAGCGTTTGTTGTAGAGGAACCAGGTACTCGCAGCAACAATCACCCACCACCTTGCCATGTCGGGGTCTGCGAGAAATCGGGTTTCGAAGATGGGCATTTTGTTGATGATTGGGCTGGCTATTGTCTGATCAGCGATTGGTAGAGAGAGCAAGGCCCGGGGAAACGCTTACAGCGGGCAAAAGGGGATCTGattcggtggtggtggtggtagtggtggtgatggtggtgatggtgatggtgatggtgatggtgatagTTATTGACGGACGAGGAAGTGTGCTTCTAAAAAAGTCCAGGGGAAGGctggtggaaaagggggtggggtgcCTGGTGCTGCGGCCTGTGTAAGAGACTTCGGGGGCCCAGGCCTGAGCACATCTCTTCCCCTCACTCTCAAGAGTTGGCAGGTGTACAGGAGGGTCCTGCCTTTTGGGAATCCGGTAGGGTTAAAAGCCCGGTAGCCTTGCACCATATACCCACACACAGGTATCACCTTTATGGATTTTTCATGATTCTGCAAAATCGTTTCTTGATCACTTGCTGGCCAACCCTCTAGCGTTCACCAGCGCCACCCTCCGTTTGTGCACGACATCGTTGTTTCGCTGGCAAGCCCTGGGAAGTGCTTGAACACGCTGCTGAAACCCCCGCCAATCTCGTTCGTGGACGCCGCGGGCGGTAGCCGGTCACAGCAAAACACAGCAACAAGGGACGTGCCGTggccccatcatcatcggccaCCATATCGGCCGGTAACATATCATCACGCCAAACACTCAGAGCATAAATTCGCGCCCatgagcttcttctcccttaACTTATTCTCTCCTCCCTGGTCCACAACAGCGGGAATCTCCTCGGCCGATGGACAGCCTCAGGTTATTACCACCACTGTTCCGATCCCGATCTGCCAAATCGGTGGCGGTGAGCTGATCCACCACATGCTGTTTAATTCCTTTTGACATCCACTGATCATCTCATGGAACAGGCCAGATTAACGGTTCCCTGCGCGGCTCTGACGGTCCGCCCATGTGGGCCACTAGGTCTCTTGCCTCCCTGCCCTGGaccgcctccacccccgaATTCTACAGCACAATGTCTACCGTGTCTCTCCATATCCCCAAAATGGCATCAGCACATTCGCTGTATAAGTGCAGACGCGACGATCAAACCCACTGAGCGAGATCCCGCCTTATAAGCTGAGCATTCCATGAACAAGAGCTGCCGAAGGTTGAACGATATCCATGTGGGATCTGGACGAGATCCCAGCACCGAGCTGTGGATCGAGCTGCGTCTCGATGGTTTCGGAGCCGGATATTGATGCAGTGCTCTTACGCAAGGCCCAATGGAGCAGCCAGATGAGCAGAGCAGGGTAGGATTGAATGGTTACACTTGGGCAGGATGGCGACCAGGGCTCTAGGGAGGGGGTTGCGTGGTCTTCCTGCAAAAATATCTCCCTGTACGCTCTTTCAGATatctcttctttttgtcGGACCATATCATGAGTTCGGCTACTGGATTCAAATCAATTGGCTGGGTTCCAAACTCAATTACTTGACTGGATAGCATGGCCCTGGAGTATGCTAAAATGGACGAGAAGCCAGGCCTTGAAGTGAAATGTGGTGTCTGCTGTTGTACTTACATCGAAGAGTCAGCTTTACAGGAGCGTTCTGGGAAATGGTTGTAGAGATAGGCCTGAAGGAGTGGTGATTTCGCGAGATGGTATCCGATGATGGATACCCGGACAAGACCACATGTAGGACCTTGGGAGCTGAGCATTCCTTGTGCCTGGTAGCAAAATTTGAACTGAACTTTGTTGGAGCTCTTGCGACAGGCATGAAGTGATCACCACATGGGAAAAACAGCCGTGAAATGGACGAACAAGTTCCTGAGCTTGTTGTAGGTATTTACATTGATAAGTACACATACTTCTAGTCCTACTGCTTGAtattctcccctccccaataTCTCCCGCTCTTTCGTCTCAGTGTTGtgtcctcttttcttccttcgtGGCATCAGGATACAATACGGACCCAGTGGTACTGCTTGGTGGTCTGCTCGCACGGGAAAGCCCAACACAACCTGAGCCACCGGCACTGTCTCTCCAACTCAACGAATCCTTCCCATAACCTCCTCGCATTCATCGCGCCTAGTGCCAAGACAAACCGTCTCGCAACAGGGGGGTCCACTGTCCCCAATTTAGTTTTCATCTTTGTCCAGGTCATCCGATGCACCCACAGAAACAACCGGACGTTCCGATACCCCTTTgttgaaggtggtgatgccgccCTCCGCGCTCTCTGACGCTCTCCCAATTCCCATCCTGGACCAGGTATCCAGAGACCTACTTGAACACCAACGTTAAAGAAATGTCGGCAGTGtagaaggaaagaaaaaggaacTGACCAATCTATCACCGATCTCGGAATGATCTCCTATACTCTATAACTCCGCATCTCCAATATGGATCTTGATCTTGTATTCGTCGGCCTCTTTCTTCGCACCTGTCACCCCTTCtctgcccttcttcttcctccccccagaACTCTCCCAGGATTCGAGTTGGTGAACGAGGTTTCCCCCACACTGGCCCAAACCGTGATTTTGCATGTCTGGCAGATAAAGTAGCTGGGATACTCTCCATCTGCACCCGCCCGGGCTGCTAGTCAATCCATCAGCGACGCCTGGTTCAACTGGAACTCTCTTGCCGGTGAGATAGAAGATGACTCCAAAGACTGCTGTCTCCTTCTTACATAGGTGGTACTTTACAAAGTCTGCATGAATGGATGTTAAGAAGTACATAGAGGGATCATCAAAAAACGACCCATCCCAAATAAACAACAACAGAGCTTTTCACGGGGCGGCAAACACCCGTTAGGTCAAAAAGGACAACACCAGTATTGTCCATCTTCGTTGCCTCCTCCAAAGTCGGAAGTGCACAATGAATGGGTTCTGAAATACCTCAAAGGAAGGCATTTCGACTGGAAGCAATTAAACATAATAAAGAAGGCATGGTAGTAGTTTCTGAGTGCCGGCAAACTTGAGGATTTCCCAGAATAGGCTCCAAATACGTCTGATAGATTTTGAGATGCTACAGGCTTGAAGGTGGATAATAACTCAAACTCCCACCATACCTGACGAGACGTCGATTACTCCAGAGAAAGCATATCGTGGACAGCAGAGAACGAGCCTGCCAGACCTAGTCGAAAACAACACCGAAAAGGAACATCACCCTTGACGATGATATTACTCCCATTGCATCCAATCACCGGGGATCTACCCCAAtatcctcttctccttcacagGTTTCTACACTTACAGCGTCTTGTGTCGGCAGTGTATCAACCTCAGCTGCCCGCCAAGCCTAGAAAAGGAAAacggaaaagggggtggcaCGTGCACAGCCTCGCCAACGCTATCTGGTCACGACTAGTAAGAATGAACAGCAAGATTGGGGAGGCACCCCTCGAAGAAGGGCTGTAAGCGGAAGGGTTGATTTGGTCCTCCGATCAGAAATGCGATAAAATGAAAGCGAACATTCCAACATGCGATTCTTCATGCCACTGACTCGCCTCGTGATGTTGCGTCCAAAAACGCCCGGTTCTCAGTATTGCCCATCATAAACACCGCACTGTGCAAGCAAGTAGAGTCCAAAACGCCGGAAGATCAGTATTCCCCATCATAAAATGCTGCAGTGTGCAATCACCTCTCCATTGACTGCAGGGACTGCTCGGATGTTCCAGAAACTCCCGGGTCATACCCAGGAAAGGCGAGGAGACACGGGAAGACGGCGGGTCGGGGCGGACCGGACTCGGCCGTTGCTGGCGGGCAGGGGCAGACGGGGGCAAAAGATTGTAATAAGCGAGTGCTACAAGTAAAAGGTCAGGTATTCAGTGTCTGTCGAGATGGcaggaaagaaaaaatagTGGAGTAGCTCCAGTTTGACAAGACGATTCCAACGGCTAGGAAGTGGTGGGCTTACGAAACAACGCATTGTACAGGGGAACAAAATACTGCGTGGTGATGTCGAAAAAGAGGCCACTTATTCATCTTTGCCACCGTCGTGGCCACCTCATCGAGAAGCTCCCGCTCCTCGGCGGTGATCTCTTGAACTTCTCGGAAGTCCGCGTCCTCCCCGTGAGTGTACTGGATGACCCGGTCGAAGATGAAATCTAAAACGGGGAGACTGAAGTCTCCCCCGCTGTGAGACAGTTCGTTTCGGCACCAGGTCGGAATCTCACCACACACCGTTGCCCAAGCAGCGCGGGCGGAGGGGCCCGGAGCAGGAGGCGCAGCCgaagaggagctggtggcCCGGATGGGCATGATCTTCTTGAAGTTTCCAGAACAGAAGGCTCGGTTAGAAGTTGGAACTACAAAGGAGGGCATAGAGTTTAGTATCGGCGATGCCGGGAGAGCCTGATTATTGCATCGTTTTGACACAGACCAATCTAGCCCAGAGTGTTTGACAAGGAGATAAATAACACGACATAAAACCTATCGTCAAATCCAGGATCACAGAACGATCATTTGGAGAAGCAACTAGTCTCTCCAACACGGAACGCTCCACCGTCAGCTCATGGCAGTGTCTGTGGACCGGTACCTCACCAAAATCCGGGCTGACCCCCCTACCGTCATCGTCAGTGACCAGATAGAAGGCGAAGGTGAAACTATTCGCTTGCAGTGGATCAATGTGCTTAGAGAAGCCGACTACACCGCCAAGATGGCGGTGTTTTTCCGACTAAACAAACTGGTGCGTCTTCGCCTTATGTCCACTTACCTATCAACTTTACAAATAGCACGAGCATCCACTAACCCCATCGTTCAGATCATCGACAACGCACTCCACACAGCCGGAGAGAACAACGCCAACGAGCTCCGAGGCTTCTTGTTCCTCATGGCCCTGTCCGTTGCACACGAGCTGATCCACACCTTTGTCGGGTTCCTCACTGGAGATGGCGGGCGAGACACGCCCGACAGCATTCGCTAACCTCTCGGCCCAGTCCGGCAGAAAGGAGAGTCAGGGAACTTCTGGGAAGGAAATTTGCTTCGCTGCAGGACCCAGGCCTGCTTCAACCCGAGAAACCGGCGCGGTACCCGCCAGGTTGGTGACATGGTTGGGGTCTTCACAACGCAGAATACAGGTCGCGCCGTGAGCGAGGCTTGGATGCATGACTGCTTAGGGCTGAGTGagtctccctccaccccctttaCTCCTCATCCTGATACTAATCATCATCTTCGGACTGGAAAGACTTTATTTTTCCCGTCGATCTGACCGGACCGTCGCAAAACTGCACCAATCGCACAAAGATGGAGGGCACCGCACAGAGAAAGACATGGAAGGACAGACTTCAGTATCGCGGTGACTATACGCCCCTCATGACAGCGATCAACGACACGCCTCTGCATAGGATCAGCTCCTCTGCTCTTCGTGACATTATGCAAACTGCTGCAAACCCGGCTTACATCAAAGTCCGGGCATGAGCGCCGCGCACGAcatgggtaggtaggtaaagGTGGATTATTCTTTGGCTTGGTCTTTTTGGGTACCTGAAGTTTGGAGTTTGCGGATTTGATCGAGATAGGTTGTATTCTGAGAGAGTAGGTAATTCAAGTTGAAATAGCACCAAACTGCTTCTGCCCCTTGGTAACTCAAAAGGTCAGCAACGTCTGAATTTCAAGGTAACAAGGACGAGAGGACCTTTGCGGAGCCCCTGTTTTTATCTTACCAGCGGCCTCCTCCATACCTATTTACTTACCCTGCCTATAAGAGACCTTAAAGGAAAATTAATAAGCCTttaaactatcttttaaagGCTTTGAACTATCTTCAAGGGCCTTTTGATTGTTTTTAGGGGTTATTACATATTTTTAACGCATAAAAATTGTTCTTCGAAATATGGTTAAATTCATCATAAAGGGGGCGTTGGTTGGATAAATAAATAGAGGGCTCAGTAAAGGTTCTCTGATAGATACACCTAACCACATCCATATCCCCCTTCATCGTAAGTATTATCCCCTCCACTATAATACTTAAGGACCATCCATCAACCCAACAATAAATATCTCAACCTTATTAGAGAGATCCCAACGCCATCACGGTAACAACTAACCAgacccaacccccaaatcaTCACTCCTCCCGGAACCACCATCCGTATCAAACCTCGCCTCGTCCATATTTCGCACAAACGTCACAAACCACCTCACAGTATGGACATGATTCAACACACTGACTCTTTCATCCACAGTATGAATCTTTCCCAGTCCCACCTCGTCATCAGCGTCGTAGCCGGGCGCAAATCGAAAGATGTGCCTCGTCAAGTTCCAATAAAACCTCGTGTCGGTGTTGCCTGTCATGATCCCAGGGGTAACAATGACGTTCTTGCCGTAGACAGCACGAACCGTGCCGGCTAGTGTTGTGAAAGGGCTGTTTGTTGAGCCGTCTgctggggtgatgggggcTACCTCCAGTTTGTTCACCGTTGACGAGAGGTGGATCGAGTTGGGCTCCTCTTGCGAGTCATCAAAGGCGTGAAGGGTGAGGTTGTATTTCTTTGCGATCTCGTCACCAATAGAGGTGAGACGGTCCGTAACAATCTTTGTGGTCTCGCCGATATTGATACGGTGGTTGACTGTTACCGTAGCGCGCTCGGGCAGAGCGTTGGTTTTAATGCCGCCCGAGATGACGTCCACTGCTTGGGAGGTTTGCATCAGGTACTTGATTGCTGGGCCTTGCTTGGCGGCTTCGAGCGCGAGACGGTCGGGCTTGTTCCTACAGGTAAGGAAAAAGGAAGGCTTTTTGAATGCGTTGTCCGCCAGGAGCTTCTTGAGTTTCTTCGGGAAGTTATCCGAGTAGCCGGCGCCGCACTGCAGCTGCGAGTAATAGGGGTTCTCCTCGACTAGGCGTGTTGGGTACTGTTCGGACTCGatcttggtgatgagctCGCTGAGAACGCCGATGCTCGTGTGGTCGGAAGGGATGGAGGAGTGGCCACCTGGCATTCGGACGGTGATTTTGACGTCGACGTAGCCTTTCTCGGCTGTTCCGGGCTTCGCAAAGAGGGTGCCCCATGTCTCTTCGAAGCCGGCGCCTTCGTCAACAATGACAGCGACACCATCCTTGCCGTATCTCTCCTGAAGGAAGGCAGAAAGGGCCGATGCTCCTCGTCTCCCGGATACCTCTTCGTCAAAGCCAAAGGACAGGATAATCGTGCGTTTGGGTTGAAAATTGGCTTCTAAAAGGAGTTGAAGGGTTTCCAGCAACGCGATGAGGGTGTTCTT from Podospora pseudopauciseta strain CBS 411.78 chromosome 3, whole genome shotgun sequence encodes the following:
- a CDS encoding hypothetical protein (MEROPS:MER0001269; EggNog:ENOG503NU4A; COG:E) gives rise to the protein MADNMYEKLETASAKTREAMADRQHLSPPPTHARQNRMRIATRETSCWYILWGFVLALCGLSILVDRPLLFVFLREPDFKDQCTQPEPHFPAKNEDLDKLVDIIEGDAFRNASVDRLSRAVQIKTESFDDMGEVGRDPRWEVFFKFHGYLALTFPLIHEKLQVEKVNTHGLLYTWKGSDDSLKPTLLMAHQDTVPVPPETIGSWTHPPWSGAYDGKYVWGRGAADCKNTLIALLETLQLLLEANFQPKRTIILSFGFDEEVSGRRGASALSAFLQERYGKDGVAVIVDEGAGFEETWGTLFAKPGTAEKGYVDVKITVRMPGGHSSIPSDHTSIGVLSELITKIESEQYPTRLVEENPYYSQLQCGAGYSDNFPKKLKKLLADNAFKKPSFFLTCRNKPDRLALEAAKQGPAIKYLMQTSQAVDVISGGIKTNALPERATVTVNHRINIGETTKIVTDRLTSIGDEIAKKYNLTLHAFDDSQEEPNSIHLSSTVNKLEVAPITPADGSTNSPFTTLAGTVRAVYGKNVIVTPGIMTGNTDTRFYWNLTRHIFRFAPGYDADDEVGLGKIHTVDERVSVLNHVHTVRWFVTFVRNMDEARFDTDGGSGRSDDLGVGSG
- a CDS encoding hypothetical protein (EggNog:ENOG503PWW4): MAVSVDRYLTKIRADPPTVIVSDQIEGEGETIRLQWINVLREADYTAKMAVFFRLNKLIIDNALHTAGENNANELRGFLFLMALSVAHELIHTFVGFLTGDGGRDTPDSIR